The proteins below come from a single Chryseobacterium capnotolerans genomic window:
- a CDS encoding curli production assembly/transport component CsgF, producing the protein MKTFVILLMCVAGIFLGKSQQLVYKPVNPAFGGDTFNYQWLLSSANAQNPFDEKNDYSNLLDKVNSLDSFTQSLNRQILSELSRKLFDEQFGDGNIKPGNYLFGSLYLQITNTNQGLLINILDTGTGDQSEIVIPK; encoded by the coding sequence ATGAAAACTTTTGTTATTCTATTAATGTGTGTTGCGGGTATTTTCTTAGGGAAATCACAGCAACTCGTTTATAAGCCGGTAAACCCAGCCTTCGGGGGAGATACTTTTAATTATCAATGGCTTTTAAGCTCAGCCAATGCACAGAATCCGTTTGATGAAAAAAACGATTACAGCAACCTGCTTGATAAGGTGAATTCCCTTGATAGTTTTACTCAGAGTCTCAACAGACAAATCCTTAGTGAGCTTTCAAGAAAACTTTTTGATGAGCAGTTTGGAGATGGAAATATAAAACCCGGTAACTACCTTTTTGGATCCCTTTACCTTCAGATTACCAATACCAATCAGGGACTTTTGATTAATATTTTAGATACCGGTACAGGCGATCAGTCCGAGATCGTAATTCCAAAATAA